A genomic segment from Peribacillus sp. ACCC06369 encodes:
- a CDS encoding (Fe-S)-binding protein: MNETNAAVQNLYSDAYDWTNQCVKCGYCLPACPTYESMGVESASPRGRINLVKMAAEGKIDFQKDLSEPIDLCLGCRACETACPVGVPYGHILEAAKEAIENSAPTNQKTKMTKIKKLALVHLFPYPKRMNRIGSAVFLYQKTGLSKLIRTSNVLHKVSPALGHLEQALPAIESSSKRIRTGTIIPAKGETKLRVAFFAGCIMDSMMSRINRLTIELLTLVGCEVILPENQNCCGALHSHQGETIQAQALAKRNILAFMEADADVIVNNAGGCGASLLEYGHLLADDHEWAGTAREFSKKSKDISQILYQLGPLPYTEEWQGIVSYQDSCHLRNVQKVQKEPRLLLQSIPGISYVEMEGFDRCCASGGIYNLLHFDESMKILDEKMKNLKETKATTVVTVNPGCQMQMSIGIQREGATNQMKSMHLVEILAKACGLD; the protein is encoded by the coding sequence GTGAACGAGACAAATGCAGCGGTCCAAAATTTATATTCAGATGCCTATGATTGGACAAACCAATGCGTAAAATGCGGTTACTGTTTACCAGCATGTCCTACATACGAATCAATGGGTGTAGAATCAGCCTCTCCACGCGGTCGAATCAATCTAGTGAAAATGGCGGCCGAAGGGAAAATAGATTTCCAAAAAGATTTATCTGAACCGATCGACCTATGCTTAGGCTGTCGTGCTTGTGAAACCGCATGTCCTGTTGGTGTGCCATACGGACATATACTGGAAGCGGCAAAAGAAGCCATTGAAAACTCCGCGCCAACAAACCAAAAAACTAAAATGACGAAGATCAAAAAACTGGCATTGGTTCATCTTTTCCCATATCCAAAACGAATGAATAGGATTGGGAGTGCAGTCTTTCTTTATCAAAAAACAGGGTTATCCAAACTTATCCGGACATCCAATGTACTGCATAAAGTTTCACCTGCCCTTGGACATTTAGAACAAGCACTCCCTGCTATCGAGTCGTCCTCCAAACGAATCCGGACAGGTACGATAATACCCGCAAAAGGGGAAACGAAATTAAGGGTGGCATTTTTTGCAGGGTGTATCATGGATTCCATGATGTCACGAATCAACCGTCTAACCATCGAGCTGCTCACCTTGGTGGGATGTGAGGTCATCCTCCCTGAAAATCAGAATTGCTGCGGTGCCCTGCATTCCCATCAAGGCGAAACAATACAAGCGCAAGCATTAGCGAAGAGGAATATCCTTGCTTTCATGGAGGCAGATGCTGATGTAATTGTAAATAACGCAGGAGGCTGCGGTGCTTCGCTTCTTGAATATGGACATCTATTGGCAGATGATCACGAATGGGCTGGAACAGCAAGGGAATTCTCAAAAAAATCAAAAGATATCAGTCAAATCCTTTATCAATTGGGTCCACTTCCCTATACTGAAGAATGGCAAGGCATCGTTTCTTATCAAGATTCCTGTCATTTACGCAATGTTCAAAAGGTCCAAAAGGAACCTCGATTATTATTGCAATCCATACCAGGAATTTCCTATGTGGAAATGGAAGGGTTTGACCGCTGCTGTGCATCTGGAGGTATATACAATCTTCTCCACTTTGATGAATCCATGAAAATTCTTGATGAAAAAATGAAGAACCTAAAAGAAACGAAAGCCACTACCGTAGTGACCGTCAACCCTGGCTGTCAAATGCAAATGAGCATTGGCATTCAAAGGGAGGGAGCAACAAACCAAATGAAAAGT
- a CDS encoding FAD-linked oxidase C-terminal domain-containing protein — translation MEKEALHDLSQVIPGDRMFLDLAERYCYSYDASFGEFLPEVVIQPKNAEEISEVVKLANIHKIPVYPRGSGTSLSGGPLPVKGGMVLDMTLLRDKLIIDRENMLAIVSPGVITANIHKKAEEAGLFYPPDPSSSNVATIGGNLLENSSGPKGLKYGTTKEYVIGLEVVTPTGEIIRTGGKTVKNVTGYDLTRLIVGSEGTLGIVTEAIIRLIPKPQAKQTFVAHFNHLIDSGHAITSILSSGILPSALELMDNACIRAVESYRPSGLPLQAEAILIIEIDGHPLAIEEEIIKCADLCRAKGASYVKIAETEEERQTIWSARKLVSPAITQMGPTKISEDATVPRSQIPAMMERLNRIREKYGLNLVVFGHAGDGNLHPNIITDKRNITEMKKVELAVSEIFEAAIELGGTLSGEHGIGTLKSPYMEMELGITGVNMMKKIKEAWDPNNILNPGKIFPDKGQTRVVLVT, via the coding sequence AAAGAAGCCTTACATGACCTTAGTCAGGTAATTCCAGGTGATAGAATGTTCCTTGATTTAGCAGAAAGGTATTGTTATAGCTATGACGCTTCTTTTGGAGAATTTTTACCTGAAGTCGTGATACAGCCCAAAAACGCCGAAGAAATCAGTGAAGTGGTTAAATTGGCTAATATACACAAAATACCTGTTTACCCTAGAGGATCTGGTACTTCGCTAAGTGGCGGCCCTTTACCAGTTAAAGGGGGTATGGTTCTTGATATGACCCTTTTACGAGATAAATTGATCATCGATCGGGAAAATATGCTTGCCATTGTCTCTCCGGGTGTGATTACGGCAAATATCCATAAAAAGGCGGAAGAAGCCGGCTTGTTCTATCCTCCAGATCCAAGCAGTTCAAATGTTGCCACAATAGGCGGGAATCTATTGGAAAACTCCAGCGGTCCAAAGGGATTGAAATACGGAACGACCAAAGAATATGTGATAGGCCTTGAGGTGGTCACCCCAACGGGAGAAATCATCCGTACTGGCGGAAAGACCGTGAAAAATGTAACAGGGTATGATTTAACCCGATTGATCGTAGGATCGGAAGGTACCTTGGGCATCGTTACAGAGGCAATCATTCGTTTAATCCCAAAACCGCAAGCTAAACAAACCTTTGTTGCCCACTTCAATCATTTGATTGACTCCGGCCATGCCATTACCAGCATATTATCGTCAGGAATTCTACCATCAGCCCTGGAATTGATGGATAATGCGTGTATCCGTGCTGTTGAAAGCTATCGACCTTCTGGCTTGCCTCTTCAAGCAGAAGCCATCCTTATCATAGAAATAGATGGTCACCCTTTGGCGATTGAGGAAGAAATAATTAAATGCGCCGATTTATGCAGGGCAAAGGGTGCTTCCTACGTCAAGATAGCGGAGACAGAGGAAGAACGCCAAACTATTTGGAGTGCGCGTAAATTGGTTTCCCCGGCCATTACACAAATGGGTCCTACAAAGATTTCTGAAGACGCGACTGTTCCACGCAGTCAAATTCCGGCGATGATGGAGAGATTAAACCGAATCCGGGAGAAATACGGGTTGAACTTGGTTGTTTTTGGTCATGCAGGAGATGGGAATTTGCATCCGAACATCATTACTGATAAACGAAATATTACGGAAATGAAAAAAGTGGAGCTTGCAGTCAGTGAAATTTTTGAAGCCGCAATTGAACTAGGCGGAACACTTTCCGGTGAACATGGAATCGGTACATTAAAGTCACCATATATGGAAATGGAATTAGGTATAACAGGGGTGAATATGATGAAAAAAATTAAAGAAGCATGGGATCCCAATAATATCCTTAATCCAGGAAAGATTTTTCCTGATAAGGGCCAGACAAGGGTCGTGTTGGTTACATGA